The Natronoarchaeum mannanilyticum nucleotide sequence ATGAGTCTCTATCGGAGCGTGCGCGCGGTCACGGGGGCGTCCGGAACGGGGGCGATCGACTGGGACGCCGTCGCCGAGGCCGCCAAGGCCAGCACCGACCCGGGCGCGCTCGAACTGAGCGAGGCCGAGCGGTCGGGGTACGCGGCGGACGTCCGGGAAGCCCGCGACGCGGTGGGCGCGGTCGGTGGCGTCGAGTTCGACGTGCCCCGGACCGTCGAGGTCCAGAACCGGCACCACTGGATCGACGCCAACGTCGAGACCTTCTCTCGCGTCATGGCCCCGCTGGAGGACCACACCGAGGTCGCGCTCCCGGGCGTCTCCCGAGTTCTCAACACCGGAACGATGAGCTTCATGCTCGCCTTCCTCGGCCGCAACGTGCTGGGCCAGTACGACCCGCTGTTGCTCGCGGAGGGCGACGCCGATCACGCCCTGTACTTCGTCCACCCGAACATCCGCAAGGTTGCCGAGACGCTCGACGTCGAGTACGACCGGTTCCGGCGCTGGATCGCGTTCCACGAGGTGACCCACGCCGCCGAGTTCGGCGCCGCGCCGTGGCTCTCGGACCACCTCGAAGAGCGCATGGAGGAGGGTATCGAGGCGCTGGCGGGCGGCAGC carries:
- a CDS encoding zinc-dependent metalloprotease → MSLYRSVRAVTGASGTGAIDWDAVAEAAKASTDPGALELSEAERSGYAADVREARDAVGAVGGVEFDVPRTVEVQNRHHWIDANVETFSRVMAPLEDHTEVALPGVSRVLNTGTMSFMLAFLGRNVLGQYDPLLLAEGDADHALYFVHPNIRKVAETLDVEYDRFRRWIAFHEVTHAAEFGAAPWLSDHLEERMEEGIEALAGGSLDREAFRELDAAMTVVEGYAELLMDHAFDDEYADLRAKLDARRRGRGPIAQFVRRALGLGMKRRQYERGKAFFERVADLRGVEAANAVWTSPDNLPTDAELDNPDAWVRRVDP